From the genome of Oxyura jamaicensis isolate SHBP4307 breed ruddy duck chromosome 2, BPBGC_Ojam_1.0, whole genome shotgun sequence, one region includes:
- the MYC gene encoding myc proto-oncogene protein translates to MPLSASFPSKNYDYDYDSVQPYFYFEEEEENFYLAAQQRGSELQPPAPSEDIWKKFELLPTPPLSPSRRSSLAAASCFPSTADQLEMVTELLGGDMVNQSFICDPDDETFVKSIIIQDCMWSGFSAAAKLEKVVSEKLASYQAARREGGPTSRPGPTGPPTGGPPPPPPPGPAASAGLYLHDLGAAAADCIDPSVVFPYPLSERAPRAGQPGASPTALLGDDTPPTTSSDSEEEQEEDEEIDVVTLAEANESESSTESSTEASEEHCKPHHSPLVLKRCHVNIHQHNYAAPPSTKVEYPAAKRLKLDSGRVLKQISNNRKCSSPRTSDSEENDKRRTHNVLERQRRNELKLSFFALRDQIPEVANNEKAPKVVILKKATEYVLSIQSDEHRLIAEKELLRRRREQLKHKLEQLRNSRA, encoded by the exons ATGCCTCTCAGCGCCAGCTTCCCCAGCAAGAACTATGATTACGACTACGACTCGGTGCAGCCCTACTTCTACttcgaggaggaggaggagaacttCTACCTGGCGGCGCAGCAGAGGGGCAgcgagctgcagcccccagccccgtccgAGGACATCTGGAAGAAGTTTGAGCTCCTGCCCACGCCGCCTCTGTCGCCCAGCCGCCGCTCCAGCCTGGCCGCCGCCTCCTGCTTCCCCTCCACTGCCGACCAGCTGGAGATGGTGACGGAGCTCCTCGGGGGGGACATGGTGAACCAAAGCTTCATCTGCGACCCGGACGACGAGACTTTCGTCAAATCCATCATCATCCAGGACTGCATGTGGAGCGGTTTTTCCGCCGCCGCCAAGCTGGAGAAAGTGGTCTCCGAGAAGCTGGCGTCTTACCAGGCGGCCCGACGGGAGGGGGGTCCCACATCCCGGCCCGGCCCTACGGGACCCCCAACGGGGGGACCGCCGCCTccgcctccccccggccccgcagcatCGGCCGGGCTCTACCTGCACGACCTGGGCGCTGCCGCCGCTGACTGCATCGACCCCTCGGTGGTCTTCCCCTACCCGCTCAGCGAGAGAGCCCCCAGGGCCGGACAGCCCGGTGCCAGCCCCACCGCACTGCTGGGCGACGACACGCCGCCCACCACCAGCAGCGACTCGG AAGAAGAAcaagaggaagatgaggaaaTTGATGTTGTTACATTAGCTGAAGCGAACGAGTCCGAATCTAGCACAGAGTCCAGCACAGAAGCATCAGAAGAGCACTGTAAGCCCCACCACAGCCCACTGGTTCTCAAACGGTGTCATGTCAACATCCATCAGCACAACTATGCCGCTCCTCCCTCCACCAAGGTGGAGTACCCGGCTGCAAAAAGGCTAAAGTTGGACAGTGGCAGAGTCCTCAAACAGATCAGTAATAACCGAAAATGCTCAAGTCCCCGCACGTCAGACTCGGAGGAGAACGACAAGAGGCGAACGCACAACGTCTTGGAGCGCCAGAGGAGAAACGAGCTGAAGCTGAGTTTCTTTGCCTTGCGTGACCAGATACCTGAGGTGGCCAACAATGAGAAGGCACCCAAGGTCGTCATCctgaaaaaagcaacagagtACGTTCTCTCCATCCAGTCAGATGAACACAGACTGATCGCAGAGAAAGAGCTGTTGAGGCGGAGGAGAGAACAGTTGAAACACAAACTTGAGCAGCTAAGGAACTCTCGTGCATAG